From the Senegalimassilia faecalis genome, one window contains:
- a CDS encoding dimethyl sulfoxide reductase anchor subunit family protein — MISGFDTAFGEVTLVLFTTLAPSGAVALAIVAAVLLFAKLGSDVRARINKFMCIPLVVTMVGLIASATHLGNPANALYVFMHVGLSPLSNEVSSAVAFLACCGLYWLYSFSAKPVAWLQRAVLVLIMVTGAVFVAMVSVAYSVDTIPTWNLPTVPVSLWLNALVGGPLLAALTLYVARWGALAGRFGLALMSVPVVALFANVAVYVVQGSMMAGLGNPATTAVELVPHYWQMLAAATVLALAGCVLAAATMHVVSRRAGQVQAAGALLAFSKRVATRLCVACLLSFAGIFIMRFAFYMMRLTVGVAV; from the coding sequence ATGATTTCAGGGTTCGATACCGCATTCGGCGAAGTGACGCTGGTGCTGTTCACCACGCTGGCGCCGTCGGGCGCGGTTGCGCTTGCCATTGTGGCGGCGGTGCTGCTGTTCGCGAAGCTGGGCAGCGACGTTCGCGCGCGCATCAACAAGTTCATGTGCATTCCGCTGGTGGTGACCATGGTGGGGCTTATCGCGTCGGCTACGCACCTGGGCAATCCCGCCAACGCGCTGTACGTGTTCATGCACGTGGGGTTAAGCCCGCTGTCGAACGAGGTGAGCAGCGCCGTGGCGTTTCTGGCGTGCTGCGGCCTGTACTGGCTGTATTCGTTTTCGGCGAAGCCCGTGGCTTGGTTGCAGCGGGCGGTGCTTGTTTTGATTATGGTTACGGGCGCGGTGTTCGTTGCCATGGTGTCCGTTGCGTATTCCGTTGACACCATTCCCACGTGGAACCTGCCGACCGTGCCCGTTTCGCTATGGCTGAATGCGCTGGTGGGAGGGCCTTTGCTGGCGGCGCTCACCCTGTATGTTGCGCGCTGGGGCGCGCTTGCGGGGCGCTTCGGCCTGGCGTTGATGAGCGTTCCCGTGGTGGCGCTTTTCGCCAACGTGGCGGTGTACGTGGTGCAGGGGAGCATGATGGCCGGGCTGGGCAACCCGGCGACAACCGCGGTTGAGCTGGTTCCGCATTACTGGCAGATGCTTGCCGCAGCAACGGTGCTTGCGCTTGCCGGGTGCGTGCTGGCGGCCGCCACGATGCACGTGGTGTCGCGGCGCGCAGGGCAAGTCCAAGCTGCCGGGGCGCTGCTTGCGTTTTCGAAACGGGTGGCAACCAGGCTGTGCGTTGCGTGCTTGTTGTCGTTCGCCGGCATCTTCATCATGCGTTTCGCGTTCTATATGATGCGCCTAACGGTGGGCGTTGCCGTGTAG
- a CDS encoding helix-turn-helix domain-containing protein yields the protein MAQTRFSDIARTFKPNVAALGYALFLAINAAGVWGGVFPFLPMNFQTPEITFWFFLAQSLVFSLCYFASAVGVYYFPGPTRKFIVMLASAPYLLGWCCLIGAIYVHDAALPLVVAGGALLGLGSAGFYMLWQRLFASLDADRGNHDLILGTAYGALLYFALYAIPQAVTAFLIPLVFMPLFALAITLKSREIDLRQPMFDDIPRDHPQVYRRVLRDYWRPALCIGAMAFCAGVMRALAIGEPQVGSLVNMMSMLGCLVAGAGVLVLWQFKNVRMNVSGAYRVAFPIIITSFLLLPFLTIGYARRQAAILYAVYSVGIMLMMIQCAQVSRDRGINPVFIYGFVAGVVYALHDVGFLAGTFAEQIRVIGMEPTAIVALVAVYLLGLMFFIGQGGFKRALAGADAEDIELMAGAAAGALSAADVEERLTDLDEGEAAPGGETARATVMLDSCAAACPYAGQGSGSNVKPIIIPLAVEGNAGPGGEGGTASAEARGESDARKAVGEQSASGGRSTAEQGIATANDHATAPQPTPARSADGPTYQDRLSKQAALVRQHYRLSARETEVMELIARGNTVARIAEQLVVSENTIRTHSKRIYAKLDIHKKQELLDLVETFNPKDLKE from the coding sequence GTGGCACAAACCCGCTTCTCCGATATAGCACGCACGTTCAAGCCAAACGTTGCGGCGCTTGGCTATGCGCTGTTCTTGGCCATCAACGCCGCCGGCGTTTGGGGCGGCGTGTTCCCGTTTCTGCCCATGAATTTCCAAACGCCGGAGATCACGTTCTGGTTCTTCTTGGCGCAATCGCTTGTGTTCTCGCTGTGTTACTTCGCCAGCGCCGTAGGTGTGTACTACTTCCCCGGCCCCACGCGCAAGTTCATCGTCATGCTTGCCAGCGCGCCGTACCTGCTGGGTTGGTGCTGCCTTATCGGCGCCATCTACGTTCACGATGCCGCGCTGCCGCTTGTTGTAGCCGGCGGCGCGCTGCTGGGCCTTGGCTCAGCGGGCTTCTATATGCTGTGGCAGCGCCTGTTCGCCAGCCTTGACGCCGACCGCGGCAACCACGACCTTATCCTGGGAACCGCGTACGGCGCGCTTCTCTATTTCGCGCTGTATGCCATCCCGCAGGCTGTTACCGCGTTTTTGATCCCGCTGGTGTTCATGCCGCTGTTCGCACTTGCCATCACGCTGAAAAGCCGCGAAATCGACCTGCGCCAGCCCATGTTCGACGACATCCCGCGAGACCATCCGCAGGTGTATCGACGCGTACTGCGCGACTACTGGCGCCCCGCTCTGTGCATCGGCGCCATGGCGTTTTGCGCGGGCGTCATGCGCGCGCTTGCCATCGGCGAGCCGCAAGTAGGCAGCCTGGTGAACATGATGTCCATGCTCGGCTGCCTTGTTGCCGGTGCCGGCGTGCTGGTGCTGTGGCAGTTCAAGAACGTGCGCATGAACGTCAGCGGCGCCTATCGCGTGGCGTTTCCCATCATCATCACGTCGTTTCTGCTGCTGCCGTTTTTGACCATCGGCTACGCGCGCCGGCAGGCTGCCATCCTGTACGCCGTGTACAGCGTGGGCATCATGCTTATGATGATCCAATGCGCGCAAGTCTCGCGCGACCGCGGCATCAACCCCGTGTTCATCTACGGCTTCGTGGCCGGCGTGGTATACGCGCTGCACGACGTGGGATTTCTGGCCGGCACGTTCGCCGAGCAAATCCGCGTCATCGGCATGGAGCCCACGGCCATCGTGGCGCTGGTGGCCGTGTATTTGCTGGGGCTTATGTTCTTCATCGGGCAGGGCGGCTTCAAGCGCGCGCTGGCAGGCGCCGACGCCGAGGACATCGAGCTTATGGCCGGCGCGGCGGCAGGTGCTTTAAGCGCAGCCGATGTTGAGGAGCGTCTGACCGATCTTGATGAAGGCGAAGCGGCCCCCGGCGGCGAGACCGCGCGCGCCACCGTAATGCTTGACAGCTGCGCCGCCGCCTGCCCCTACGCGGGCCAAGGCTCGGGCAGCAACGTCAAGCCCATCATCATCCCGCTGGCGGTCGAAGGAAATGCGGGCCCCGGCGGCGAGGGCGGTACAGCAAGCGCCGAAGCCCGCGGCGAAAGCGATGCGCGCAAAGCCGTTGGCGAGCAATCCGCAAGCGGCGGCCGCAGCACCGCCGAGCAAGGCATTGCAACCGCCAACGATCACGCCACGGCCCCGCAGCCCACACCCGCCAGGAGCGCCGACGGCCCCACGTACCAGGACCGTCTTTCGAAGCAGGCAGCGCTTGTGCGCCAGCATTACCGCCTGTCAGCGCGCGAAACCGAGGTTATGGAGCTCATCGCGCGCGGCAACACCGTCGCACGCATCGCCGAGCAGCTGGTGGTGTCCGAGAACACCATCCGCACGCACAGCAAGCGCATCTACGCCAAGCTCGACATCCACAAAAAGCAAGAGCTGCTCGACCTTGTGGAAACGTTCAACCCGAAAGACCTCAAGGAATAG
- the dmsD gene encoding Tat proofreading chaperone DmsD, giving the protein MANLDEATLEGVAFLGNTLGPFFLQDPRTGLAGAEFAAVAALDAQAAGAEWPFADEAEATRDLAMMVEGLAASRAMSEGGAFCGDDDLMWEYRRLFIGPGAKPAPPWGSVYTDRECVVFGDTTLELRAWMREHGVARIVDERTPEDHIGLLLALMAWLAQYQPENLEEFLRLHLLTWAGHFLDELAEAAEHSFYEGLARLTKASLDGLQDALGLEVETPRFYR; this is encoded by the coding sequence ATGGCCAATCTTGATGAAGCGACGCTTGAGGGCGTTGCGTTTCTGGGCAACACGCTGGGCCCGTTTTTCTTGCAGGACCCGCGCACGGGCTTGGCGGGCGCCGAGTTCGCCGCCGTTGCCGCGCTTGACGCGCAGGCCGCCGGCGCGGAGTGGCCGTTTGCAGACGAGGCCGAGGCCACGCGCGATTTGGCGATGATGGTGGAAGGCCTTGCCGCAAGCCGCGCAATGAGCGAGGGCGGCGCGTTTTGCGGTGACGACGATTTGATGTGGGAATATCGCCGCTTGTTCATCGGCCCCGGCGCGAAGCCCGCACCGCCGTGGGGTTCGGTGTATACCGATCGCGAGTGCGTGGTGTTCGGCGATACCACGCTTGAGCTGCGCGCATGGATGCGCGAGCACGGCGTGGCGCGCATCGTTGACGAGCGCACGCCCGAGGACCACATCGGCCTGCTGCTGGCTTTGATGGCGTGGCTGGCGCAGTATCAGCCCGAGAATCTGGAAGAGTTCCTTCGCCTGCACCTGCTGACGTGGGCGGGGCACTTCCTGGACGAGCTGGCCGAAGCTGCTGAGCACTCGTTTTACGAGGGGCTTGCGCGCCTGACGAAGGCAAGCTTGGACGGCTTGCAAGACGCACTGGGGCTTGAGGTGGAAACGCCCCGATTCTATCGATAA
- a CDS encoding DMSO/selenate family reductase complex B subunit gives MTQKAFFFHGQRCTGCKTCQLACADYHDLSKEFWYRRVYEVCDGSWKQDSDGCWTADTFAYYTSVACNHCDNPACTKVCPTTAMHKDPETGLVTVDADKCIGCGYCHMACPYNAPRVDREKGHSVKCDGCAERVAEGKMPICVEACPMHALEFGDVDEMKKKGEQADFAPLPEKKYTSPNLYATASKHAVPSGSEKGKVMNPLEVM, from the coding sequence ATGACTCAGAAAGCGTTCTTTTTCCATGGTCAGCGCTGCACCGGCTGCAAAACCTGCCAGCTGGCTTGCGCCGACTACCATGATTTGAGCAAAGAGTTCTGGTATCGCCGCGTGTATGAAGTGTGCGACGGCTCTTGGAAGCAGGATTCCGATGGCTGCTGGACGGCGGACACGTTCGCGTACTACACGTCGGTGGCTTGCAACCATTGCGACAATCCGGCGTGCACGAAAGTGTGCCCGACAACCGCCATGCACAAAGATCCCGAAACGGGCCTGGTCACGGTTGATGCCGACAAGTGCATCGGCTGCGGTTACTGCCACATGGCTTGCCCGTACAACGCTCCGCGCGTCGATCGCGAAAAGGGCCATAGCGTGAAGTGCGACGGCTGCGCTGAGCGCGTTGCCGAGGGCAAAATGCCCATCTGCGTCGAGGCGTGCCCGATGCACGCCCTGGAGTTCGGCGATGTCGATGAGATGAAGAAGAAGGGCGAGCAGGCAGATTTCGCGCCGCTGCCCGAGAAAAAGTACACGTCTCCTAACCTGTACGCGACCGCATCGAAGCACGCCGTGCCGAGCGGAAGCGAAAAAGGTAAGGTTATGAATCCCCTGGAGGTGATGTAG
- a CDS encoding MDR family MFS transporter — MANWGLTRKQIVMLAVLVFGTFVTVLNQTVVSPALPSIMSEMNVDAATAQWLTTGFTLVNAIMVPITAFLTDRFTTRRLFLTSMILFTCGTALAAWGPSFPVLLGGRLVQAAGAGILMPLVMTVLMWTFPVDRRGTAMGVFGIVIAFAPAAGPTVAGIIIDQANWHVMFWIIAALCLVVIFFAGAVLERGGETNKDVTLDVPSVILSTIGFGGLLYGLSAIGSYGVTADSAAGVVIGAVALAFFFRRQLRMEQPMLQVRVLANRKFLIATIIVMLVQGALLAGGILLPILLQSYMGFSATTSGLVLLPGAIIMGAMGPVAGRLFDKHGPRVLAVTGTGILALTTSAFVFMGPGTGLVTLTAIYTVRLFSLSLVNMPISTWGMNALPDKLVNHGTSVQNTFRQVAGSLGTAIIVSTSTAVQNAVAGSTDATTAGVFGIHMAFVVATALCVIGFVLTVALVRNKPGDEAAADEDNKHRSLIEQIMKRDVYTLPEDATVLEAMQLLVNNHISAAPLVDATGKPTGFISDGDIMRYLSKRGQMIMDPVVMIVQTVDAYADHKDYAHKLEHLMSMKASDIGAKGIIGVNVHADLPEVCRVLGENHLKKVPVLDNGIIVGVINRSDITHFSMERYLADRAEAQ; from the coding sequence ATGGCTAACTGGGGCTTGACCCGCAAGCAGATCGTCATGCTGGCCGTGCTGGTGTTCGGCACGTTCGTCACGGTACTCAACCAAACGGTGGTGTCGCCGGCGCTGCCGTCCATCATGTCCGAAATGAACGTCGACGCCGCAACGGCGCAGTGGTTGACCACCGGGTTTACGCTGGTCAACGCCATCATGGTACCCATCACCGCTTTCCTGACCGACCGCTTCACCACGCGCCGGCTGTTCTTGACGTCCATGATTTTGTTCACGTGCGGCACCGCGCTTGCCGCCTGGGGCCCAAGCTTCCCCGTGCTGCTGGGCGGCCGTTTGGTGCAGGCCGCCGGCGCCGGCATCCTTATGCCGCTGGTGATGACCGTGCTCATGTGGACGTTCCCCGTCGACCGCCGCGGCACGGCCATGGGCGTGTTCGGCATCGTCATCGCGTTCGCCCCTGCCGCCGGCCCCACCGTTGCCGGCATCATCATCGACCAGGCGAACTGGCATGTCATGTTCTGGATCATCGCGGCGTTGTGCCTGGTGGTCATCTTCTTCGCCGGCGCGGTGCTTGAGCGCGGCGGCGAAACGAACAAGGACGTCACGCTTGACGTGCCCTCCGTCATCCTGTCCACCATCGGCTTCGGCGGGCTTTTGTACGGGCTTTCGGCCATCGGCAGCTACGGCGTGACCGCCGATTCCGCCGCCGGCGTGGTCATCGGCGCCGTGGCGCTCGCGTTCTTCTTCCGCCGTCAGCTGCGTATGGAGCAACCCATGCTCCAGGTGCGCGTACTGGCCAACCGCAAATTCCTCATCGCCACCATCATCGTCATGCTGGTGCAGGGCGCGCTGCTTGCCGGCGGCATCCTGCTGCCCATCCTGCTGCAGTCCTACATGGGCTTTTCGGCCACCACATCGGGCCTGGTGCTGCTGCCCGGCGCCATTATCATGGGCGCCATGGGCCCGGTTGCCGGCCGCCTGTTCGACAAGCACGGCCCGCGCGTGCTGGCCGTCACCGGCACCGGCATCCTGGCGCTGACCACGTCGGCGTTCGTCTTCATGGGCCCGGGCACGGGGCTGGTTACGCTCACCGCCATCTACACCGTGCGCCTGTTCAGCCTGTCGCTGGTGAACATGCCCATCTCCACGTGGGGCATGAACGCCCTGCCCGATAAGCTGGTGAACCACGGCACATCGGTGCAGAACACATTTCGCCAGGTGGCAGGCTCGCTGGGCACCGCCATCATCGTGTCGACGTCCACGGCCGTGCAAAACGCCGTGGCCGGCTCCACCGACGCCACAACCGCCGGCGTGTTCGGCATCCACATGGCGTTCGTGGTTGCCACGGCGCTGTGCGTCATCGGCTTCGTGCTGACCGTGGCGCTGGTGCGCAACAAGCCCGGCGACGAAGCAGCCGCCGACGAGGACAACAAGCATCGCAGCCTTATCGAGCAGATCATGAAGCGCGACGTGTACACGTTGCCCGAGGACGCCACCGTGCTTGAGGCCATGCAGCTGCTGGTGAACAACCACATCAGCGCCGCACCGCTGGTGGACGCAACCGGCAAGCCCACCGGGTTCATCTCCGACGGCGACATCATGCGCTACCTGTCCAAGCGCGGCCAGATGATCATGGACCCCGTGGTCATGATCGTGCAGACCGTGGACGCCTACGCCGACCACAAGGACTACGCGCACAAGCTCGAGCACCTTATGAGCATGAAAGCCTCCGACATCGGGGCGAAGGGCATTATCGGCGTGAACGTGCACGCCGACCTGCCCGAAGTGTGCCGCGTGCTTGGCGAGAACCACCTAAAGAAGGTGCCCGTGCTTGACAACGGCATCATCGTCGGCGTGATCAACCGCAGCGACATCACGCACTTCAGCATGGAACGCTACCTGGCCGACCGCGCCGAAGCACAGTAA
- a CDS encoding 4Fe-4S dicluster domain-containing protein yields MLYQATGAFPRTHLAFRPMLCNHCEDPACVKHCPTHAMHKDAETGLVLVDQDRCIACGYCTWTCPYGAPSMDDVHHIMSKCTFCKDRISEGQKLFCAEACPANARVFGDLNDPESELSKLLQQKKGVQYLPEMGTNPSVYYV; encoded by the coding sequence GTGTTGTACCAGGCCACGGGCGCGTTCCCGCGCACACATCTGGCGTTTCGCCCCATGCTGTGCAACCACTGCGAAGACCCGGCGTGCGTGAAGCATTGCCCCACCCACGCCATGCACAAGGACGCGGAAACCGGCCTGGTGCTGGTGGACCAGGACCGCTGCATCGCGTGCGGGTATTGCACGTGGACCTGCCCCTACGGAGCCCCGTCCATGGACGACGTGCACCACATCATGAGCAAGTGCACGTTCTGCAAAGACCGCATTTCCGAAGGTCAGAAGCTGTTTTGCGCTGAAGCCTGCCCGGCAAACGCGCGCGTGTTCGGCGACTTGAACGACCCGGAAAGCGAGCTGAGCAAGCTGCTGCAGCAGAAAAAGGGCGTTCAGTACCTTCCCGAGATGGGTACGAACCCGTCGGTCTATTACGTGTAA
- a CDS encoding cytochrome c3 family protein has translation MTENENRDERAQGEGASPAAPAPRRHKRGITVAVVVVAVLVVAGCGMLAWHETPSFCGIVCHTPMSTYLDTYEATPNTQGVDAYGNEVSNTNSMLAVVHASAGQGCMGCHEPSLDQQMSEGMAWVSGNYEYPLPERSVNDLMVDSDKDGGSEAFCLKSGCHDAIGITSRDDLEQATADMPFNPHTRQHGDIDCGTCHKAHRASTLYCTQCHAEAVDELPAGWVTYQDSQAQIAEM, from the coding sequence ATGACCGAGAACGAAAACCGCGATGAGCGCGCGCAGGGCGAAGGCGCTTCGCCGGCTGCTCCGGCGCCGCGCAGGCATAAGCGCGGCATCACCGTTGCCGTAGTGGTTGTGGCGGTGCTGGTGGTGGCCGGCTGCGGCATGCTGGCGTGGCACGAGACGCCGAGCTTCTGCGGCATAGTGTGCCATACGCCCATGTCAACGTACCTTGACACGTACGAGGCCACGCCGAACACGCAGGGCGTCGACGCGTACGGCAACGAGGTTTCGAACACGAACTCCATGCTGGCCGTTGTGCACGCAAGCGCAGGTCAGGGTTGTATGGGCTGCCACGAGCCCTCGCTTGACCAGCAGATGAGCGAAGGCATGGCGTGGGTTTCGGGCAACTACGAGTACCCGCTGCCCGAGCGCAGCGTGAACGACCTGATGGTGGATTCAGACAAGGACGGCGGCTCTGAGGCATTCTGCCTGAAGAGCGGCTGCCACGACGCCATCGGCATCACGTCGCGCGACGATTTGGAGCAGGCGACGGCCGACATGCCGTTCAACCCGCACACGCGCCAGCACGGCGACATCGACTGCGGCACGTGCCACAAGGCGCACCGCGCGTCCACGCTGTACTGCACGCAGTGCCACGCCGAGGCGGTAGACGAGCTGCCGGCCGGCTGGGTGACGTACCAGGACTCCCAAGCGCAGATCGCCGAGATGTAG
- a CDS encoding helix-turn-helix domain-containing protein has protein sequence MCAGTRPWPGTTRRHRAVFHDELAEMLGVHVNSITNSVSALRKAECVERQRGALVITDFKKLKNVAENLIVKK, from the coding sequence GTGTGCGCGGGAACGCGCCCGTGGCCTGGTACAACACGTCGCCATCGTGCCGTTTTCCACGATGAGCTGGCCGAAATGCTTGGCGTGCACGTGAACTCCATCACGAACAGTGTCAGCGCGCTGCGCAAGGCAGAATGCGTGGAGCGCCAGCGCGGCGCGCTGGTCATCACCGATTTCAAGAAGCTCAAAAACGTAGCGGAAAACCTCATTGTGAAGAAATAG
- a CDS encoding DMSO/selenate family reductase complex A subunit — translation MQDMPCMNRRTFVKSTGALGALAAVGGAAATGANLFNATEPAHAESEEKIVYTHCAVNCGCCCVWKCHVQDGEIKYIESDNTGSGDFADPQMRACLRGRSARRWLQSSERLNYPMKRAEGAKRGEGKFERISWDEALDTIASEMKRIREKYGDESMYLQYASGVTMGVWGSSPVGRLLNLTGGYLTYYGTYSNGQLMRSSFYTYGEAGGYGSNYQTLQDNELVVMFGSSPVETRMGGTGQGNNLVYAREKHNLRIINIDPRLNDTAAGDNTEWIPIRTGTDAALCAALSYEIINNGWADEEFLHKYCVGYDEETLPESAKGKNASYKDYILGTGYDMTPKTPAWASKITLVPEQRIKDLAREMHEANPVFITQGYGSQRHSNGEATGRAIMVLPQLLGQIGKPGMNDGRRENKIGFAMSGFPAGKNAVSTQIPFFLWYKAIEAPETMTNLNSGIMKAEKLKSGIKFLFNYAGNALTNQHSDINHSHDVLVDESKCEFIVCCDVFMTDSCKYADIILPDLTSQEQLSLVGAPYNDNLKAIIYGQPVYEEKFERRGIYEVCSELAKRLGVYDEYTDGGKTREDWTKKLYEDFRAKNPQIPTWEEGVKMGFYKEERVGELIAHQKFIADPEANPLKTPSGKIEIYSEDLAKIRDTWDLEEGTVEPIPFFDPGFESYQDLSDEYPLLIQGFHYKAHTHSSYANNQIVQDAAPHFAWMNPADAESRGIKDGDTVKVFNDRGEIRILAKVTPRAMPGHVFIPQGSWHNADMSGDRVDYGGCINTLTIAKPTPLGKCNPQHSNVGQVEKA, via the coding sequence ATGCAAGACATGCCATGCATGAACCGTCGCACGTTCGTCAAGTCGACTGGTGCGCTGGGTGCTCTGGCAGCTGTCGGCGGCGCTGCTGCAACGGGCGCAAACCTGTTCAACGCCACTGAACCTGCGCACGCAGAATCCGAGGAGAAGATCGTCTACACGCATTGCGCCGTGAACTGCGGTTGCTGCTGCGTGTGGAAGTGCCACGTCCAGGACGGGGAAATCAAGTACATCGAGTCCGACAACACGGGCTCCGGCGATTTCGCCGATCCGCAGATGCGCGCTTGCCTGCGCGGCCGCTCTGCTCGCCGCTGGCTGCAAAGCTCCGAGCGCCTGAACTACCCCATGAAGCGCGCGGAGGGTGCAAAGCGCGGCGAAGGCAAGTTCGAGCGCATCTCGTGGGACGAGGCTCTCGACACCATCGCAAGCGAGATGAAGCGTATTCGCGAAAAGTACGGCGACGAGTCCATGTACCTGCAGTACGCCTCTGGCGTGACCATGGGTGTTTGGGGTTCCAGCCCGGTCGGCCGTTTGCTGAACCTTACGGGCGGCTACCTTACCTACTATGGTACGTACAGCAACGGTCAGCTGATGCGTTCTTCTTTCTATACGTATGGCGAAGCGGGCGGCTACGGTAGCAACTATCAAACGTTGCAGGACAACGAGCTTGTGGTCATGTTCGGCTCGAGCCCCGTTGAAACCCGCATGGGCGGCACCGGTCAGGGCAACAACCTGGTGTACGCTCGCGAAAAACACAACCTGCGCATCATCAACATCGACCCGCGCCTGAACGACACGGCAGCTGGCGACAACACCGAGTGGATTCCGATTCGCACGGGCACTGACGCCGCGCTGTGCGCAGCTCTGTCGTATGAGATCATCAACAACGGTTGGGCTGACGAAGAGTTCCTGCACAAGTATTGCGTCGGCTATGACGAGGAGACGCTGCCTGAGTCTGCAAAGGGCAAGAACGCCTCGTACAAAGACTACATCCTGGGCACTGGCTACGACATGACGCCGAAGACCCCTGCATGGGCTTCGAAGATCACGTTGGTTCCCGAACAGCGCATCAAGGACCTTGCTCGCGAAATGCACGAGGCGAACCCTGTGTTCATCACCCAGGGTTACGGCTCTCAGCGCCACTCCAACGGCGAGGCAACGGGCCGTGCCATCATGGTTCTGCCGCAGCTGCTTGGCCAGATCGGCAAGCCGGGCATGAACGACGGCCGCCGCGAAAACAAGATCGGTTTCGCCATGAGCGGCTTCCCCGCGGGCAAAAACGCGGTGAGCACGCAGATTCCGTTCTTCCTGTGGTACAAGGCCATCGAGGCGCCTGAAACCATGACGAACCTGAACTCCGGCATCATGAAGGCCGAGAAGTTGAAGAGCGGCATCAAGTTCCTGTTCAACTATGCCGGCAACGCTTTGACCAACCAGCATTCCGACATCAACCACTCGCACGACGTGCTGGTTGACGAATCGAAGTGCGAGTTCATCGTGTGCTGCGACGTCTTCATGACCGACTCTTGCAAGTACGCTGACATCATTCTGCCTGACCTGACCAGCCAAGAGCAGCTGAGCCTGGTTGGCGCGCCGTACAACGACAACCTGAAGGCCATCATCTACGGCCAGCCGGTGTACGAAGAGAAGTTCGAGCGCCGTGGCATCTACGAGGTGTGCTCGGAACTTGCGAAGCGCCTGGGCGTATACGACGAGTACACCGACGGCGGCAAGACGCGCGAAGACTGGACGAAGAAGCTCTACGAGGACTTCCGTGCGAAGAACCCGCAAATCCCCACGTGGGAAGAGGGCGTCAAGATGGGCTTCTACAAGGAAGAGCGCGTCGGCGAACTTATCGCGCACCAAAAGTTCATTGCTGATCCTGAGGCCAATCCGCTGAAGACTCCTTCCGGCAAGATCGAGATTTACTCCGAGGACCTGGCGAAGATCAGGGACACGTGGGATCTTGAAGAGGGAACCGTTGAGCCGATTCCGTTCTTCGACCCAGGCTTTGAGAGCTACCAGGACCTGAGCGACGAGTACCCGCTGCTGATTCAGGGATTCCACTACAAGGCGCACACGCACTCTTCGTACGCGAACAACCAGATCGTGCAAGATGCTGCTCCGCACTTCGCGTGGATGAACCCTGCCGATGCCGAATCTCGCGGCATCAAGGACGGTGACACCGTGAAGGTGTTCAACGATCGTGGCGAGATTCGCATCCTTGCGAAGGTCACGCCGCGCGCCATGCCTGGCCATGTGTTCATTCCGCAGGGCTCTTGGCACAACGCCGACATGTCTGGCGATCGCGTTGACTACGGTGGATGCATCAACACGCTGACCATTGCGAAGCCGACGCCGCTCGGCAAGTGCAATCCGCAGCACAGCAACGTCGGTCAGGTTGAGAAGGCATAA
- a CDS encoding dimethyl sulfoxide reductase anchor subunit family protein — protein sequence MMAELPLALFTTLAPVAAGAFIALAVAFFTTKFSDEQLKKIDRMTTIPVVVLIAGFICAFFHLANPMHAFGVFAGVGSSPLSNELVAGCVFAVLAIVYWIVALAGKLGEGARKGFSAVVAVMAVVFACFTGAAYMMGTIASWNTPMVPVAIVGFCLLGGVSLGVLVLALAGALEDAVAGSFKMAALVVAALGLVLGIAGTVAQVMGVSGMSNALVDGADLVAGATAPMWVGVICLVVAAAAAFAALRNTKSAALAAVAPVVALVGVFACRMAFYAVQLSVGLYVG from the coding sequence ATGATGGCCGAGCTGCCTTTGGCTCTGTTCACCACGCTGGCGCCTGTTGCCGCAGGCGCGTTCATCGCGCTGGCCGTGGCTTTCTTCACCACGAAGTTCTCTGACGAGCAGCTGAAGAAAATCGACCGCATGACCACCATCCCGGTTGTTGTGCTGATCGCGGGCTTCATCTGCGCGTTCTTCCACCTGGCCAACCCCATGCATGCATTCGGCGTGTTCGCCGGCGTGGGTTCAAGCCCGCTGTCAAACGAGCTGGTTGCCGGCTGCGTGTTCGCCGTGCTGGCCATCGTGTACTGGATCGTGGCGCTTGCCGGCAAGCTGGGCGAGGGTGCTCGCAAGGGCTTCTCCGCCGTGGTCGCCGTGATGGCCGTGGTGTTCGCGTGCTTCACGGGCGCTGCCTACATGATGGGCACCATCGCCTCGTGGAACACCCCCATGGTTCCCGTTGCCATCGTGGGCTTCTGCCTGCTGGGCGGCGTGTCTTTGGGCGTGCTGGTGCTGGCGCTGGCCGGCGCTCTTGAGGATGCCGTGGCCGGCAGCTTCAAGATGGCGGCCCTGGTTGTGGCCGCACTTGGCCTGGTGCTGGGCATTGCCGGTACGGTTGCCCAGGTCATGGGCGTCTCCGGCATGAGCAACGCGCTGGTTGACGGCGCCGACCTGGTTGCCGGCGCAACCGCTCCCATGTGGGTGGGCGTCATCTGCCTGGTGGTTGCCGCCGCCGCTGCGTTCGCCGCGCTGCGCAACACGAAGTCCGCGGCGCTGGCCGCCGTGGCCCCCGTGGTTGCCTTGGTGGGCGTGTTCGCTTGCCGCATGGCGTTCTACGCGGTGCAGCTGAGCGTTGGCCTGTACGTCGGCTAG